From the Ruania alkalisoli genome, one window contains:
- a CDS encoding polysaccharide lyase family 8 super-sandwich domain-containing protein has product MQLTRRHVLSMIPAAGLFTVGAPLLAHAETPTDRTRLIANTVAMLAGTTASNARPEVSPRVAAIDSTARSRLADMTDAGADELFVGRPLGSNDTNLRRTTTSLYEIALATRTPGSDLLDDVDTQRQVIDGLAWLHENYLADQDAGYYGNWFNWEIGFPTDVTRAFVLLAEAVATYRPGLVEAYVATMDAYLRAGADGDVDLDSRFHTGANLADITTNRILQGALTGDEARITKAITDQATVFATIDPYNLQHGVTDGYYADGSFIQHHSVAYTGSYGKGLLTRVVQTVKILDGASQASTADLVEVVTGWVRNGFAPLIYEGWMMEVVKGRAVSRTTSGYTDVRVIAEAIVDLSGYAPSGDARELGAYVKHLDAASAEMIDSSRFASPVSIARFADIVGDAEIVAADLNSDERNVAFDAMDRTVHRRPGYAFALARSSDRISKYEYMNGENLLPWFQGDGAYYLYLAGQDQSECYGVDYYTTVSPYRLAGVTAPVQERRSIPELYGERWYENPDHPLEFYSSSESQNTYVYFPRGTNTHSGGATLGTFGAVAMVLSDDVGYRDKQTGILPEDFVVYQNASATKSWFMLDDEIIVLAAGIDGLSGRDAVTTLDSRIAGTGDDIQITGAHRDGTAWSGTGEAPLAWVRYLNATHGAAVGYVLLDDQDVDVTLDHVTRSRRAIRLSNPNTQVTKQVFGLSVAHPAGAGPASLAYALVPNADDAAMAAYPGPLSVLRNSPDVQAVKHARLGVVAANVFSDGTQQVERLAIDGPSSVLARRHGGVVELAVADPTMRRDTVSVTVRGRPMTLESADDGVTVRRVPGGTLVTAETHHAYGKSFTVTLA; this is encoded by the coding sequence ATGCAGCTCACCCGCCGTCACGTCCTGTCCATGATTCCCGCTGCAGGCCTGTTCACCGTCGGCGCGCCGCTGCTCGCACACGCCGAGACCCCAACCGACCGAACCCGCCTGATCGCTAACACGGTAGCCATGCTGGCCGGCACGACCGCCTCGAACGCGCGCCCTGAGGTCTCACCCAGAGTGGCAGCGATCGATTCCACCGCCCGCAGCCGGCTGGCGGACATGACCGACGCCGGCGCCGATGAACTCTTCGTCGGCCGCCCGCTCGGTTCGAACGACACCAACCTGCGCCGCACCACCACCTCCCTCTACGAGATCGCCCTGGCTACCCGGACCCCCGGCTCCGACCTGCTGGATGACGTCGACACCCAGCGACAGGTGATCGACGGACTCGCCTGGCTGCACGAGAACTACCTCGCCGATCAGGACGCGGGCTACTACGGCAACTGGTTCAACTGGGAGATCGGCTTCCCGACAGATGTGACCCGCGCCTTCGTGCTGCTCGCCGAGGCGGTCGCCACCTACCGGCCCGGCTTGGTGGAAGCCTACGTGGCCACGATGGATGCCTATCTGCGTGCTGGCGCCGACGGGGACGTGGACCTCGACTCCCGCTTCCACACCGGCGCGAACCTCGCCGACATCACCACGAACCGGATCCTCCAAGGTGCGCTGACCGGTGACGAGGCGCGGATCACCAAGGCCATCACGGACCAGGCCACGGTCTTCGCCACGATCGACCCGTACAACCTGCAGCACGGCGTGACCGACGGCTACTATGCGGACGGATCCTTCATCCAGCATCACTCCGTCGCCTATACCGGCTCCTACGGCAAGGGCCTGCTCACCCGGGTGGTGCAGACCGTCAAGATCCTCGACGGAGCGTCACAGGCCAGCACCGCCGACCTGGTGGAGGTCGTCACCGGCTGGGTGCGCAACGGGTTCGCCCCGCTGATCTACGAGGGGTGGATGATGGAGGTGGTCAAGGGGCGCGCGGTGTCCCGGACCACAAGCGGGTACACCGACGTCCGGGTGATCGCCGAGGCGATCGTCGACCTGTCCGGGTACGCACCCAGCGGTGATGCTCGCGAACTGGGGGCCTACGTCAAGCATCTCGACGCCGCCTCGGCGGAAATGATCGACTCGAGCCGATTTGCTTCCCCAGTCAGTATCGCGCGTTTCGCGGACATCGTCGGCGATGCCGAGATCGTGGCTGCCGACCTGAACTCGGATGAACGCAACGTCGCCTTCGATGCGATGGACCGGACGGTGCACCGCCGCCCCGGGTACGCCTTCGCCCTGGCGCGCAGCTCGGACCGGATCAGCAAGTACGAGTACATGAACGGGGAGAACCTGCTGCCCTGGTTCCAGGGGGATGGCGCCTACTACCTCTATCTTGCCGGCCAGGACCAGTCCGAGTGCTATGGCGTCGACTACTACACGACTGTCTCGCCGTATCGCCTCGCGGGCGTGACCGCTCCGGTGCAGGAGCGCCGCAGCATCCCCGAGCTCTACGGGGAGCGCTGGTACGAGAACCCGGACCACCCGCTCGAGTTCTACTCCTCCTCGGAGTCCCAGAACACCTACGTATACTTCCCACGCGGGACGAACACGCACTCCGGCGGCGCCACGCTGGGCACGTTCGGCGCGGTCGCTATGGTGCTCTCCGACGACGTCGGCTACCGGGACAAGCAGACGGGCATCCTCCCGGAGGATTTCGTCGTCTACCAGAACGCGAGCGCCACTAAGTCCTGGTTCATGCTGGACGACGAGATCATCGTCCTCGCGGCCGGGATCGACGGTCTCTCCGGGCGCGATGCGGTGACAACCCTCGACTCCCGGATCGCCGGAACCGGCGACGATATCCAGATCACTGGCGCTCATCGTGACGGCACCGCATGGTCCGGCACGGGAGAAGCACCCCTGGCCTGGGTGCGTTACCTGAACGCCACCCACGGCGCCGCCGTGGGGTACGTCCTCCTGGATGATCAGGACGTGGACGTCACGCTCGATCATGTCACGCGTAGCAGGCGGGCTATCCGGCTCTCCAACCCGAACACCCAGGTGACCAAGCAGGTGTTCGGCCTCAGCGTGGCGCACCCGGCCGGTGCCGGACCGGCATCCCTCGCCTATGCCCTGGTGCCGAACGCCGACGACGCGGCGATGGCAGCGTACCCGGGACCGCTCTCCGTGCTGCGGAACAGTCCGGATGTCCAGGCGGTCAAACACGCCCGTCTCGGCGTGGTGGCCGCGAACGTGTTCAGCGATGGCACCCAGCAGGTGGAGCGATTGGCGATCGATGGTCCCTCGTCAGTGCTCGCACGACGTCACGGCGGAGTCGTGGAGCTCGCCGTCGCTGACCCGACGATGCGTCGCGACACGGTCTCCGTCACGGTCCGGGGTCGCCCGATGACCCTGGAGTCGGCCGACGACGGTGTAACGGTGCGCCGCGTACCGGGCGGGACCTTGGTCACGGCAGAGACGCATCACGCCTACGGGAAGAGTTTCACCGTCACGCTGGCCTGA